GAGCAGTATGCAGTGAGCCCTTGGTCCAGTGCCACCTTGGCTGAGCAGTGAGCACAACAACACTTTTAAAGAGAGCAGCTGTAGCCTTCGTGTCGCCGTGACCACGACAGCTCTCACTGAGTCCTGAGTTGTGCCTCAGGTCGGCTGTCTTACATAATGCAACACTTCCATGGCTCCAAGTGTGtgcgtgattgtgtgtgtgtgtgtgtgtgtgtgtgtgtgtgtgtgtgtgtgtgtgtgtgtgtgtgtgtgtgtgtgtgtgtgtgtgtgtgtgtgtgtgtgtgtgtgtgtgtgtgtgtgtgtgtgtgtgtgtgtgtgtgtgtgtgtgtgtttgcgcgagAGAGTGTGAGTCTGGCAACTGTCTCAGTCCACAAGCTGCACCAGATGGCTGCTCTCCAgcccaggggtgtgtgtgtgtgtgtgtgtgtgtgtgtgtgtgtgtgtgtgtgtgtgtgtgcgtgcgtgcgtgcgtgcgtgcgtgcgtgcgtgcgtgcgtgcgtgcgtgcgtgcgtgcgtgcgtgcgaaaGAGGGTGAATGATAGTATTGGAGACAATATGGTTACAGcgcgtgtggctcagttggtagagcatggtgcttgcaatgccagggttgcgGGTTCGATTTCCATGGGGGAAAAGTATAAAAATGTACGCACTTATAAATGTAAATATACCAATATCAACTCAATCAACACCTAGTACCTTTGCCAGAGGTTTCTAGACGTTGATTCATTGAGAACAGCTAAAGTCCATTGGAAATAACTTTCAACAGCTCATGGACTTGTCAGGCTGAAGCAATGAATTCAGACGAAAGCATCAAAATGTTACCATTCGCCAAACTGTAAATTACAATCAGAGCATTCAGAACAGTTACCAGCCATTTGAAAGAGAACTTAATTTACATCCCTCAGCCCAGCCAGCACAGATCCATCCAAGATAGCCAACCTACCTGAATCTAAGCTGAATTaatctttgggggggggggacatatcCCTGCATACCTGCCTTCAGTTAAAGAGTGGAATTTTCTCCCTCTTTATCTTAATCATAGCAAGATGTGATACAATCCTCCCGGGTCCCTGATGGGTTACTTGGCCCTGTTCCCAGAACAGTTTGTAATGAGAGGGATTAGGCTGCGTTAATTGGATAGATGGTCCAAAAAGATTAGCTTCTCTGACTCTGACCAGCGTTCCTTTGTTCGCCCTCCTCCTATGGCCTTTGAATAATGGAGCTTTTTTCCTCCTTGTAAATAGTGAGCTGCCTGTAATCTTAACGTGTTAATGCGGTGACAGATACTATCGGTCTGGGCTCTGAGCAGTTACAGCTGCTGTGTTGGACTTTGGAAAGGCTCTAAGATGGCTACTGTCGTTATAGTTCGACTGCTTGAGGTCTGGAACTTGAGTGACAAAGTCAGTAATGAAATACAGTGTGCATGCACCAATCTTTGTGATTTAATATATATGCTAAAGATACATTTGTAACAAATATCCAGGTCTCTAAAATGCCCAACTGGCAACAGTTTGTCTGTCttcacagtgtagtgtagtgtcatcAGCAGTCCGTGAGGCACACGCTACTGGACACTGACGTCAATTTAACATCTATTCCACGTAGGTTCAACGTTTTTTttattgaaatgatgtggaaacgtTAATTCAACAAGCGTGTGCCCAGTGGTACAGATGTTTTCTTCCCGTTTCTATCAATGTTTTGGTCGAAGCAGATAATGTGAAAGTCAGGGTGGTAGAATGTGCCCTTACTTTTACTTTACCTTGACATCGGCATGTTGTTGGGTTTCCGTTATCTCATGTCCCactttgttttgtctttctccagatccttcaagcCAGACTTTGTCCTGATTCGCCAGCATGCCTACAGCATGACTCCGGGCGAAGACTTCAGGAGCCTGGTGATTGGCCTTCAGTACGGGGGAGTCGCCAGCATCAACTCCCTGCTCTCCATCTACAACTTTTGCAGCAAACCCTGGGTGGTGCGTGATCCATAACCTGCCTCCTCACCGCCTTTCCACCCCCCATCTTACCCCACATAAAGAGGCCCTTAGCGGCCGCCTCAGACTGATTTATTTGGGCGATGAAAAGTAGCCATAACACCTGTTTCTGAAACAGCCAGACCAGGGGCCTCCAGTAAGACCCGTTATTATTCACCCTGTTTTAACAGCAGAGAGGCGGCCAGGCAAGGTGTGCTGGAGCTGGAGCCGGGCCAAGTTACATTTGTACCATGGCTACAGTCTTTAGAACCCAGACAAAACATGTTGGCGGTAGTAGACAAAACATTCCGGGAACTTACCTGTTTTAAAGGTCAAAGTTTCTCACTAAAAACATTTTTAATGGATAGGGCTGCGTTCAGCTTTCAAGGTGTCAGTTTTTTGTCTCCAGATAACTACAGATGTAGTATAAGACACTTTCTATCCCGCCTTCTATATACAGTAACTACGGTAGAATGGTGTCTCGTGTTTTGTTTCTGCTTGCAGTTTTCCCACATGATTGAGCTCTACCACTCCCTGGGCCCAGAGAAGTTCCCACTGAACGAACAGACCTTCTACCCCAACCACACCCAGATGGTGAGCGCCTTCCTGACACGCTGTTTGTTTATAATGCGTGTTCTGCTTTACTGCGTTACCATCTTCATATAGACGTAGCACTCGGAATGAATGAACTCTGTAGGTTTTCAGATCATCTTGATTTTTGGGGTAGACAAGTGTCACAAGGGCAAAAGCGGGAAACAGTGAGAAAGTAAAGGGGAAAACACAGACCACTTGAAGAATGTTGTCCTCAAAGTAGTCATAACAAAATAATTGTTATGTCTCAGTGCAACACTATgggcatcacaacactgaagccCATGGATCTTAAAGAGACATTGCCAGGTAAGTAGGTTTAAGGTTGCTCCAAACTATCAAGTGTAAGCAGCtggacatgtttctatgaacatATTTTCTAGGCCAATGACAAACAGGTGGGATTGATTAGCCTCTTAGTGACAGCCTTGTTGGAGCTTGCTACCATTTCATCAACCATTTCTATggtatttataaagccatttttTAATGCGCTTACCTATTTACTGGTGTAATCTAACTGGTGCAAAGTTGAATGTGCAAGTTGGAACAATTGTGTGTAATTCCATTATGTAATGTAGCTCCTGATTTTGCAGATTGTTCTATGATATCAAAGATATAAAAGGTCCGATCCAAATTTGCCTTGTGACCGTGATAAAATACTGAGCTTGGATCATGACCAGGTGTGCTACTTTGACTTCAAGAAAACAACAGCATAAGAATCAATGCAAACTCATATGGTCCATTTTTTCATTAAATCTTTattataaaaatataaaacacagaaatTAAGTCAAACATTTCTGCAACCCCTACAAGGAAACGGTCGCTCGCCCTCCCCCCTTTTTAGGAAtcagtgtatacacacacatggtaCACAACCTTTTGCCAGCTTCCTTTTAAAATGCAGTCTGGATCGACTTGACCAAGTGTTTCTGTGTTAAGCAGACAGTAAATTTACACAAACATGaaccacaaaaaaaatacaggtaCAGAGATGCCAAGGCCGAAGAGAGAGAAACTTCCAAAAAACCAGGTGAGGGAGATGGAAACAACTCAAGACTGACAACCAGAGAAGTGTGTCAATGAAGGCTAAACATACCGAGGAACCTTCCCAGTATTCTAACTAAAGGATGTATCTACATGAAGACTACATACTATCCGGCTTCCGGAACTATCGGGCTACGCTCACCGAGCCCACCATTCTCTCAATGCTAAACCAGCTCTACTTCTAACTGCCTGAGGAGAACAAGAACAGTGTTGCTGATGTAGAACGTTCAGTTCAGGCTTGAGTAATATCTCTGTGGCATAGTAGTCCTCTCAGACTACTGAGGAGCTCAGCCAAGGCCTGGAGGTGTCAGAAGCTCAGCAGTGGTGAAACGTGATGAGACCGATGaaccacctctacctcctctccttttGTAATGGTCGGAAATGTCGAATTCGACATTGTTTTACAATTTTCTGTTCTACATTGTTGAATGAGATAATGTTTCTTTTTTTCTCCTATAAATATAGTGCCTGAAGTAATTGTGTTTCATGTTAAGAAGTGCCTAGCGGGGGAGGCAAGATTTAGATTTAAGTTCCTCGCGTTATAACAGATTACGTGAATAATAAATTGACTAAACTATATTTTTGTGGATTTCCTTCTAAAACTGTCACGTCGGGCCGTACTCTATTCTGTTCAACACCAACTTGGCATGGCCTTTTCTGAACATAATGGAAAAGTGGGCAGAGCTGAGAGACTGGGCAAAGACTTCTAACTCCTGCTGAGGCATCTCTGTTTCTAACGGAATGGACTGAAGATACTGAACTGGAAAACTCAAAGTAGAAGAGTTTAGTGACAATAGTGTTATTTTCATCAGTTTCATCTGAAATAGTTAAAATACTTACACAAATGGAATATACATTTATGAAAACACTTTGTTTTGTCTGAAACCTCTGCTTTAAAATGTTCCTTCCCTCATGAGAACCAGAAGGGGAACTGTGATTGGGCAAAAGTACCATCATTCAAAATCTGCTGAAGGCGGATCTAACACAGAACTAACATTAAATCAATGCTTTACAAACACAATTTGGGATTCTGGTCCTTCATGACAGCCAAACAGGGTAGTGATGGTACAGTTTTGGCCAGAtacaaagatatatatatatttggctaTTTTAGTAGGATAGTTGATTTTGTTTGTAGTATTTGCATGGATATTGTCTGATTCGACAAACAAGGATAAATAAATCTACTACAGAGGTTTCAGTCGAGTCAACTGTTCATTGCTTTGTAGCTTATATCATATACagcaaaaaaaattaaataacttGCATCCATTTCTCTGCGAAAGATTAAGAATTCCCTGTGCTTGAGCTGTAAGGTTCATTCTTAGTGCTGGTTACGGAGAAGAAAATATAGCTATACTCAATCAATTCTTTTGTCCGATATTAGCAATGCATTCATATAGTGtgatctgctaaatgactaaaatgtaaatgcaatTTAATACAACCTAGAATGAACTTTACAGTGCAAGCAGTCAGGGAGGCAAAGATTGCATCATTCATATAAATAGACATGTTGACAGTATAAACTGtcaacacatacatatacactttCATGTGATTCAAAATCATTGTTAAATACCAATAAAATACCTTTGTGTGACTGGAGCAAGAGGTATTGCTTTTCAGAGGTCATACCTCGTGTTGGCATTGCCCTCGTACTGGTGACAGTGTGTCTGGTTACTGAGCGTAACCTGTGTTGAGGATAACATTATGTTGCGGGAGCTTTGTTGATACGGTCTGCACCACACACTTAATATTCAAATCATTTTCACCATTATGTATTGCTGGAAACTGCCGTTCTGAAATGCCATCCCACCCATAATAAGCATTACGATAGTTTGAAAAAGGTCTCGCTTTTTAGAGGGCCATTGTTATTGCAGTCTGAACAAAGTTGACTGGGATCGGGTCTAATTTCTGCTCATTGATACCTAGGGAAAATGTAGGAAAAGTTAGGTGGGAGAAACTGAAATGTACAGCATGAAGTGCTATTTCTATGAGACAGCCAGGCACTGATTATTTTAGGTCTTGTATATTTCGTCAGAGGACGTAGGAGTGGTCACTTGGGGCTACTACTGTACGTTTTAAGAGTTCTGTAATACTCTGTGGTTGACGAGGGCCGTGGGGGAGTTTTGGGAAAGGTGtagaagagtgagaggaagaggggaagaaacTCAAGAAAGTTGTGATGGTTTTGGGGGGTTGGTTGTGGTTTTACGCTCAGGGGTCGGTGGAGTTGATGGTGGTTTTGTCACGGCCGGCCATCCCCCGGTACCAGCTGCAGTAGCCCTCTTTCTGCTGGATACAGGCGTAGTGCCGGGACTGGTAGCCGGGGTAGCCGAAGTGGGACAGCATGTCCGTCCACAGGCACTCGTTCTTTGAGGTCACAAAGCAGGGCAGGTAGTGGCAGGGCTTAATCTACAGAGAGAAGAAGCGAAACTAAAGATGTAGTCGTAAAGCAGGAAAATAAAATGGAataatgctacagcatactgGTGAAGGCTCACTGTGTGTTTACAGTTTGACTTGAATAAAGTTCAATTGAATAATTTTTGATTGACCACAATTCTGATTTTGGATATGTGACAGATATACGAATGTCCTTTTCTGTTACATATTGACCAATTCAAAGCACAGTGAGTCTACATCCAGCAGTAAATGAACAAGGCCAAGACAGAATTAGCATTTCAGGACAGGCTGAAGCAACGCATCATCTTGTACACAAGACTTAATATGTGGAGAATACGATTTTGAATAGGAGAAAAAGGAAGTGATTTAAGTCTAAATCCCTCCAGATAATTGGGTTGAATCAGCAAAGAGTGAGGTGAGTGAAGATCTGTTTGTAGTTTATGTAATTCATTACATTACAATTAAAAAACTCATCAATGCATTTTATACTCATTGCTCTAcaggatgaatgaatggatggttTCAATTCAAATGTAGTTTCCTGTAGATAAGCCAGTGGAGTTCGAATATGAATCTAATTGCCAGCCTCTGAAATTAAAGTCCACTACTTAGTTTGTAGTTTTACATTAGGGAATGGAGAAGAAAACCAAAGTCAAACTGCAATTCCATCAACATCCTTTAAACTTCAAATTTCCttctcacatacagtgccttcggaaagtattcagacctcttgaccttttctacattttgttaagttacagccttactctgaaattgattacatttgaaaaaatccccaatgtacacacaatactccataatgacaaagcgaaaacagatttttagaaatgtttgcaaatttttacaaaaaacaatacagaaataccttatttacaagtattcagaccctttgctatgagacatgaaattgagctccggtgcatcctgtttccattgatcatccttgagatgtttctacaacttcattggagtccacctgtggtaaattctattgattggacatgatttagaaaggcacacacttctctatttaaggtcccatagttgacagtgcatgtcagagcaaaaaccaagccatgatgttgaaggaattgtccgtagagctccgagacaggattgtgtcaaggcacagatctggggaagggtaccaaaaatgttctgcagcattgaaggttcccaagaacacagtggcctccatcattcttaaatggaagaagtttggaaccaccgactcttccaagagctggccacccagccaaactgagcaatcggggggaagagctttggtcagggaggtgacagacagagctccagagttcttctgtggagatgggagaacctttcagaaggacaaccatctctgcagcactccaccaatcatgcctttatggttgagtgccttcagtaaaaggcacatgaaagcccgcttggagtttgccaaaaggcacctaatggactctcagaccatgataaacaagattctctggtgtgatgaaaccaaaatgtaacTCTTGCCAGAttaccaagcatcacgtctggaggaaacctggaactttctctacggtgaagcatggtggtgccagcatcatgctgtggagatgtttttcagcggcagggactgggagaatagtcaggattgagggaaagatgaatggagaaaagtacatctttgatgaaaacctgctccagagcgctcaggacctcagactcgggcgaaggtttaccttccaacaggacaacgaccctaaacacacagccaagacaacgcaggagtagctttgggacaagtttcttaatgtccttgagtgccccagccagagcccggacttgaatccgatcatATATCTCTGGggatacctgaaaatagctgtgcaccaatgctccccatccaacctgacagagcttgagaggatctgcagagaagaatgggagaaaatccccaaatacaggtgtgccaaacttgtagcgtcacgAGGGGGggacaatgtaatccattttagaataagcctcttaaggtaacaaaatgtgtctgaatactttccgaatgcactgtatagcctGCCAAATgtctttacattacatttacattacatttaagtcatttagcagacgctcttatccagagcgacttacaaattggtgcgttcaccttaagacatccagtggaacagccactttacaatagtgcatctaaatcttttaagggggtgagaaggattactttatcctatcctaggtattcctgaaagaggtggggaaAAGGTAAAGGTGAGAAATTAGAAACTGAGAAACTAACTGACAAATACACTGTGAGTTTTAGAGAAATCCAAATAGGTGTTTCAGTAAAAGCTGTGTGTACAGTAATGACAGAGCCAGAGGAATCGACAGCAGAGAGCTTGAGCAATATGGGTGAAGCTGAACGCATTCGTTATGGTCCATATCGTGCAAGCATTTTCAAAGAAGTTTAACTAGTTCTGGTGTTCATGGGGCTATGTTACGGACAGTTAGCTTTTTAATCATTTACTGAGGCCAATGGTTTTTAATACACTGCAGTGGATTATTTTCACATGCTTCCTGCATTCCTTAGCTGTAAATCATCATTTGTTGAAGAATGCAAAAGATGACAAACCGTGGTTTTAGCATCAGTGAAGTGTGACGTTCGCACTCTAAGGGATCTCTAGGAGGTTCTTGCACTTGATATAAAAACCACAGAGAGGGCTGTGTCTGcactgcctctgtctgtctgttgacttgTCTTCTCAGACAGTTAGCATGCTGCTTCATAGGGGTTCACACAATGAGGTATTGTGTAGCAGCAGCCTATTGCTAGAACACATTTGTGTGTGATTTTTTTCACCCTTCAGATTAAAGATTACATTTGAACTGAAATGGACAATAAACAACATAAAATACGCTTCTACCATGGCGAGTTCTGTCCAAGTTTGTTTTTCATTCCTGATGCTGACTTGCCATGTTTGGTCACAGGCATACGTTCACCTCCATTGTTCTATGTTGGCCTCTAAGACTCACGTGTCTTAACATTACAACCCTTTAAGCAGTTTGGGTGTGAGCAGTTTGAAAGGTGTTGGACAGCATTTGGACTCCGTAGATACTCCTGTCTGGTAATGCACTTATTGTTGTTGATGGGGCAGTGATGGGCAGACCAGATGGTGTGTCTGGAGCCATGCAGTACAGCAGGATATTTATGAGCCTGGACTGGAGCTGCACAGGAGCAGGTCACGCATAAAGGAGGTTCCGACCGAGCGCTCAATTCAGGGTTTGGAATAACAGGGAAAGTAATTCCAGTGTAGATAAATGATTGAATAACTCCCAAAGATCATTATaaatctctcttttctctctctcctcgtcttccCATCTGTCTCTTCAGTTACATTCATGGATGTGTATTATCCGTTATGATGCCAAAACGGAAAGGGGACACTTATATATTCCTGACAGCTTAAACCATTACATTATATCATTCAGCCACTATCTGGAATTAGTATGTCCCTACAATCAGAAAAGTTACAATTACATAATCAAAATGATTTGGTATATATTTTGATAGTCATGCTTGTATTGTGCTACACTTAAGAAGAGGGAAACGTTTTAAATGGTTTGGCAAGGATTTCATAATTGGTCGCAGTTCATCAGCATAATCTATTTGACCCAATATATGCAAGGCCACTAAAGTCATTATGATCATAAAATGAACACATTATTTCCCCTCCTATTCTACAGCCAATATCCGATATCGAATAACATATGGAGATTATGAAGTGCCTTGTGTCTTTGAAGAGGGGCAACCCCAACTGTGGTAAGAAGTCATCGAGATAGACGAGCAGAGAGCTGCTCAGAGCAGGATGGTATGCTTTGCAGTAAGCAGGGTGTTCTGGTTCTGCCTGCCTCTGCCCCGGCCTCTGCCTCTGCCCCGGCCCCTGCCCCTCTTTCTGGCTCCTactcctccatcttggctctgcTGCTGTTGGGTTGCTTTAGCTTCCTTCTCCATAGCCATCTTATCCATATTCTCCCCCGGAGCCACTTCATCCATATTCTCCCCGAGAGCGCAGTTGTTGCCACTCACCCTGCAGTTGCAGCCCAGCTGGTAGCGGTGGTTGATGCCCTTCTTCTGGGCCAGCGAGAGGCGCTCCCATGGCTGGTTGAAATTACACAGCCCGGTGTAGACCTTGCCGTCAAACACGCggcctgaggggagagagaggtttggtTACAGATCAGCTTTTGTTATGCATTACATCATTGGTGAATTATTTCATGACTTACAAAACAATTCATTACAATGGTTTGTTGGTTTCCCCCAAAAACTGAAGACTGAAAAACGATGCCATGTCATATTCCCAATGCCATGTCATATTCCCAATGCCATGTCATATTCCCAATGACATGGGAAAGTGTCAGATGTCCAAAGAGTCAGATGTCATCCATAGTATATTTTTGGCTAATTGTATAATTGCCATACCTCGATCAGCATAAATACACCAGTCAAACAAGCGGTCCAAAGCTTTTTAACTATGGTAAGACAATCTTGTACAGTAAATCCCATATGAAACCAACACCCCTATTTCAGAATTTCCAAAAGGTTGTCTAACTTCTATTCTTAGGTTAGGCCATTCACAGCTTACCACCGATGTCAGGATGACAACCCCTGCTGCAAAACAGGTTCACCCTACACTGTAGACCGCCAGCTAGCACTCAAACAACATGGTTGTTTCTAACTGTGTGTCC
This DNA window, taken from Oncorhynchus nerka isolate Pitt River linkage group LG23, Oner_Uvic_2.0, whole genome shotgun sequence, encodes the following:
- the LOC115106917 gene encoding metalloproteinase inhibitor 3-like isoform X1, encoding MQPLCHQLLSLLFVFSSLQIHQLTEACSCALSHPQDAYCNSDIVIRAKVVGKKLLKDGPFGTMRYTVKQMKMYKGFNKMQHVQHIYTDASESLCGVKFDINKYQYLITGRVFDGKVYTGLCNFNQPWERLSLAQKKGINHRYQLGCNCRVSGNNCALGENMDEVAPGENMDKMAMEKEAKATQQQQSQDGGVGARKRGRGRGRGRGRGRGRQNQNTLLTAKHTILL